The Zestosphaera sp. genome contains a region encoding:
- a CDS encoding 30S ribosomal protein S19 — MTTSIEIPPEWKRFKYRGKTLEELLSMPMDQLIQVLPARARRSLLRESSTEIMRKRREYGIEESPRIKLLREVRKARELMAQGKNVRIRTHVRDMVILPEMIGLTIEVYNGKEFIPVKIVPEMIGHYLGEYAPTTKYVKHGEPGLKATRSTLYVAMK, encoded by the coding sequence GTGACGACGAGTATAGAGATACCCCCAGAATGGAAGCGCTTCAAGTATAGGGGCAAGACATTGGAAGAATTACTTAGTATGCCAATGGATCAGTTAATCCAGGTCCTGCCTGCAAGAGCTAGACGGTCATTATTACGAGAGTCTTCTACGGAGATAATGCGTAAACGCAGAGAGTATGGGATTGAAGAATCGCCCAGAATAAAGCTACTTAGAGAAGTTAGGAAAGCTAGAGAGCTGATGGCTCAAGGTAAGAACGTCAGAATAAGAACCCACGTAAGAGATATGGTCATATTACCGGAGATGATTGGATTAACAATCGAGGTTTATAACGGAAAAGAATTTATTCCGGTCAAGATAGTTCCTGAAATGATAGGTCATTACCTTGGAGAGTACGCACCGACTACTAAATACGTTAAGCACGGCGAGCCCGGACTTAAAGCGACTAGGTCAACCCTCTACGTAGCAATGAAGTAA
- a CDS encoding thioredoxin family protein yields MGYEWIDEMFKVGISKEDLEELEATLKDMREPVEVYTFVDSACRYCSNTIRLIDTLSSVSPKIGGSSLIKHKVVKREADAEGFFKRFNVSRVPTVLMIEGHIKYTGMPAGEEIRGLIETLIRLSTGDSGLNENTVKGVANLKAPVKIDVIVTPTCPYCPYAALLANMFAFESYRSGGKLITADIIEAYENPDIADKYGVMSVPTIAVNGEVEFIGVPYEDQLLERVLEHSKREYLKKIKKEEYMRILRELAEDTESKKE; encoded by the coding sequence ATGGGGTACGAATGGATCGATGAGATGTTTAAGGTTGGCATAAGTAAAGAAGACTTAGAAGAGCTTGAAGCAACGTTGAAAGACATGAGGGAGCCCGTAGAAGTCTACACTTTCGTTGACAGTGCCTGCAGATACTGCTCTAACACTATAAGACTTATTGATACCCTATCAAGCGTTAGCCCCAAGATAGGTGGGTCTAGCTTAATAAAACATAAAGTTGTTAAGAGAGAAGCAGACGCTGAAGGGTTCTTCAAGAGATTCAACGTCTCGAGAGTCCCTACAGTCTTAATGATTGAAGGTCACATAAAGTATACTGGAATGCCGGCAGGCGAGGAGATTAGGGGATTAATTGAGACTTTAATTAGGTTAAGTACTGGCGACTCAGGACTAAACGAAAATACGGTGAAGGGAGTAGCAAATCTGAAGGCCCCTGTTAAAATAGACGTCATAGTCACGCCAACATGTCCTTACTGTCCTTATGCCGCCTTACTAGCTAATATGTTTGCTTTCGAATCATATAGGTCGGGAGGTAAGCTAATCACGGCTGACATTATAGAAGCTTACGAGAATCCAGACATAGCAGACAAGTACGGAGTCATGTCAGTTCCGACAATAGCAGTAAATGGTGAGGTAGAGTTCATAGGTGTGCCTTATGAGGACCAGCTACTAGAGAGGGTATTAGAACACTCAAAGAGAGAGTACCTGAAGAAAATTAAGAAAGAAGAGTACATGAGAATACTGAGAGAATTAGCAGAGGACACGGAAAGCAAGAAAGAGTAG
- a CDS encoding adenosylcobalamin-dependent ribonucleoside-diphosphate reductase yields the protein METLRVTKRSGVIESFKLDKLTRSVHLAMGSAGLNDPSAISGVMDELMSEILKVTDKLTTSKIADLVEKTFISKVVLDSRYELAARHYLLARIYNDVYGKNAWTEFSPEDSRLSYYSLKVLSSRYLLKDPSSGKFVETPKKLFERVAKHIASAETKDREKWFNEFYRLMSELKFIPNSPTLMNAGTRLGILSACFVLPVRDSMVTPEGEGIYDAIRAQAIVFQQGGGTGFSFSELRPEGDVVSTTASVASGPLSFMKLFDVNTDVVKQGGRRRGANMGTLHVWHPDIMKFIKSKSGELKDKALQNFNISVGVYDWFFKHLAENRPVPLINPRKTSIDGSSDSRKYAVVWARHYMSEEWVQEVILDELEEHGGSIPLDESVIITWDEALAIAERENAIVSWEDPKTLFQEIVKNAWDSGDPGLLFIDTINRRHPTWYIGKINATNPCGEEPLLEWESCNLGSINLERYVHYVNGNPVIDWDSLGYDVRVAVRFLDNVIDVAKWPLPQLEKATKRTRKVGLGVMGWAHMLIRLGIPFDSVDALYLAYYLGEWIAYNAYKASIELAAEKGAFPAWNPKLYRPFWLTTKSLDELLATAGIEFKVSDHVKTLVKMRPQVSWDELRSEMTKHGLRNATLLSIAPTGTISIIAGTSSSIEPIFALAFTRVVTVGTFIEVNTLFLDALRGYGLDDPEVVNLIAESGSIRHNPYMPKKLREIFATAHDVEPSWHVLHQATWQQWVDAGVSKTVNMRAEVSVDDVKNVYLLAWKLGCKGITIYRDRSKTQQVIYFGAKLTRRIARERKVEGVTEATPEATRRESEATESAARVTEATPEAERKTQVRYRIATRYALQEGELGDCFTCEY from the coding sequence TTGGAGACTTTACGCGTTACTAAGAGAAGTGGCGTTATTGAGTCTTTTAAGCTAGATAAGCTTACCAGGTCTGTTCACCTAGCTATGGGTTCTGCCGGTCTCAATGACCCGTCAGCTATATCTGGAGTTATGGATGAGTTAATGTCTGAGATTTTAAAGGTGACAGATAAGCTAACTACGAGTAAGATAGCTGACCTAGTAGAGAAGACCTTCATTAGTAAGGTCGTGCTGGATTCCAGGTATGAGTTAGCCGCACGGCACTATCTTCTTGCAAGGATCTATAACGACGTGTATGGGAAGAACGCATGGACTGAATTCAGCCCCGAGGACTCTCGACTGAGTTACTACTCGCTAAAAGTTTTGTCGAGCAGGTACCTACTTAAGGACCCTTCGAGTGGAAAATTTGTTGAGACCCCAAAGAAGCTTTTTGAGAGAGTAGCTAAACACATAGCTAGTGCTGAGACGAAAGATCGTGAAAAGTGGTTTAATGAATTTTACAGGCTAATGTCTGAATTAAAGTTTATACCAAACTCACCAACCTTAATGAATGCTGGAACTAGATTAGGCATCCTTTCAGCGTGTTTCGTTCTACCTGTTAGAGACTCTATGGTGACGCCCGAGGGTGAGGGAATATACGACGCTATTAGAGCTCAGGCTATAGTTTTCCAGCAAGGTGGCGGTACTGGTTTTTCATTTTCTGAGCTCAGACCTGAAGGAGATGTAGTCTCTACCACTGCTAGCGTGGCTTCAGGACCTCTCTCGTTCATGAAGCTCTTCGACGTGAACACGGATGTGGTGAAGCAGGGAGGACGCAGAAGAGGAGCTAATATGGGTACTTTACATGTGTGGCATCCTGACATAATGAAGTTTATTAAGAGTAAGTCAGGAGAACTTAAAGATAAGGCACTCCAAAACTTTAATATATCAGTGGGTGTTTATGACTGGTTCTTCAAGCACTTAGCCGAGAATAGGCCAGTACCCTTGATTAACCCGCGCAAGACTTCTATCGACGGTAGTAGCGACTCTAGAAAATATGCGGTTGTTTGGGCGAGGCATTACATGAGTGAAGAGTGGGTTCAGGAAGTTATACTTGATGAGCTTGAAGAACATGGTGGGTCAATACCTCTAGACGAGTCCGTCATAATAACTTGGGATGAAGCTCTTGCAATAGCTGAGAGAGAAAATGCTATAGTTAGTTGGGAAGACCCTAAGACACTCTTTCAAGAGATAGTCAAGAATGCTTGGGATTCGGGGGATCCAGGTCTACTCTTCATAGACACAATCAATAGGAGACACCCCACATGGTACATAGGCAAGATAAACGCTACTAACCCGTGTGGAGAGGAACCTCTGCTAGAGTGGGAATCGTGCAATCTTGGTAGTATTAACCTAGAGAGATACGTACACTACGTAAACGGCAATCCAGTCATTGATTGGGATAGCTTAGGTTATGACGTTAGAGTTGCTGTGAGGTTCTTAGACAACGTTATTGATGTTGCTAAGTGGCCGTTACCACAACTCGAGAAAGCTACTAAGCGTACGAGGAAGGTTGGTTTAGGCGTGATGGGCTGGGCTCATATGCTCATAAGGCTGGGCATCCCCTTCGATTCCGTTGACGCGCTGTATCTAGCTTACTACCTGGGTGAGTGGATAGCTTACAACGCTTATAAAGCCTCAATAGAGTTAGCTGCTGAGAAAGGAGCGTTCCCTGCCTGGAATCCCAAACTCTACAGACCCTTCTGGTTAACTACCAAGTCACTTGATGAGTTGCTCGCGACTGCAGGCATTGAATTTAAGGTCTCAGACCATGTTAAGACGCTCGTTAAGATGAGACCTCAAGTTAGTTGGGATGAGTTACGCTCAGAGATGACTAAACACGGTTTAAGGAATGCCACGCTACTTTCTATAGCTCCGACCGGAACTATCTCAATAATAGCTGGAACCTCATCATCTATAGAACCTATATTTGCTTTAGCGTTCACTCGAGTAGTAACTGTAGGGACATTCATTGAAGTCAATACGTTATTCCTTGACGCGTTGAGGGGATACGGTCTTGACGACCCGGAAGTTGTCAACCTCATAGCTGAGTCAGGCTCTATAAGACATAACCCGTACATGCCTAAGAAGCTTAGAGAAATATTCGCGACTGCTCATGACGTAGAGCCTTCGTGGCACGTGTTACATCAAGCTACGTGGCAGCAATGGGTTGATGCTGGAGTAAGTAAAACGGTCAACATGAGGGCTGAAGTCAGCGTAGATGATGTGAAAAACGTGTACTTGCTTGCCTGGAAGCTGGGTTGTAAGGGGATAACAATCTATAGAGATAGGAGTAAGACACAGCAAGTCATATACTTCGGTGCTAAATTGACCCGCAGAATAGCTAGAGAAAGAAAAGTAGAGGGAGTTACTGAAGCTACCCCAGAAGCCACACGCAGGGAGAGTGAAGCCACGGAAAGCGCCGCGAGAGTCACTGAAGCTACTCCAGAAGCTGAGAGAAAAACTCAAGTGAGGTATAGGATTGCTACCAGGTACGCTCTCCAGGAAGGCGAGTTAGGAGACTGCTTCACATGCGAGTATTGA
- a CDS encoding ATP-binding protein yields the protein MSSNSLPYLENIARHYAVQAVMNDREGNYGEAVKNYKNAIEVLTKIIQLYPENPLNTIYKDWIKQYQKRIRDLERFRTSPLPSSGSVREENYDQEIEDLIVREKPKVRFNEVAGLDEVKRALYESIIYPTKRPDLFPLGWPRAILLYGPPGCGKTYIAAAVANEIEGVFIHVDAASIMSKWLGESERKVALLFSKAREVSSSESKPVIIFIDEVDSLFGIFSSEIGGEVRVRTQFLKEMDGLQDKGNEQRLVYVIAATNKPWKLDEAFIRRFQKRIYVPLPDKESRRQLLKLYTSPLNLSPDVNLDELADSLDGYTASDIRDIVMSAHLRTVREFFAKGGGSGSPRPISKEDFIEAIKERRPSVNKELVKVYETWDSKFKAV from the coding sequence GTGAGCAGTAATTCATTGCCTTACCTAGAGAATATTGCTAGGCATTATGCAGTACAGGCAGTAATGAATGATAGAGAAGGGAACTACGGTGAAGCAGTAAAAAACTATAAGAACGCTATAGAAGTACTGACTAAAATAATACAACTGTATCCTGAGAACCCCCTAAACACAATATATAAGGACTGGATCAAACAATACCAGAAAAGGATAAGAGACTTAGAACGTTTCAGAACCTCACCCCTCCCTTCATCAGGGTCTGTTAGAGAGGAGAACTACGATCAAGAGATTGAAGATTTAATAGTTAGAGAGAAGCCTAAGGTACGCTTCAACGAGGTTGCAGGACTAGATGAAGTGAAGAGAGCTTTATACGAGTCCATAATATATCCGACCAAAAGACCTGACTTGTTCCCTCTAGGGTGGCCTAGAGCAATACTCCTCTACGGCCCGCCAGGGTGCGGCAAGACATACATTGCAGCAGCCGTAGCTAACGAGATTGAGGGAGTTTTTATACATGTTGATGCTGCTTCGATAATGTCTAAATGGCTTGGGGAGTCTGAGCGTAAGGTTGCCTTACTGTTTAGTAAGGCAAGGGAAGTCTCATCAAGCGAGTCTAAGCCAGTCATAATATTCATTGATGAAGTAGATTCACTTTTCGGAATCTTTAGTAGCGAGATTGGCGGAGAAGTAAGAGTCAGGACTCAATTCCTTAAAGAGATGGACGGATTGCAAGACAAGGGTAATGAGCAGAGACTAGTTTACGTAATAGCTGCTACTAACAAACCTTGGAAACTTGATGAAGCATTCATAAGAAGATTTCAGAAGAGGATTTACGTCCCGCTACCTGACAAAGAGTCTAGAAGACAACTACTCAAGCTCTATACCTCGCCCCTGAATTTATCGCCTGACGTTAACTTAGACGAATTAGCTGATTCGTTAGACGGCTACACAGCTAGTGACATAAGAGACATAGTTATGAGCGCGCATCTAAGGACCGTGCGAGAGTTTTTCGCGAAGGGTGGCGGTTCAGGAAGCCCGAGACCAATAAGTAAGGAGGACTTCATAGAAGCTATAAAGGAGAGAAGGCCTAGCGTTAATAAAGAGTTAGTTAAGGTTTACGAAACATGGGATTCCAAGTTTAAGGCTGTTTAA
- a CDS encoding CdvA-like protein, giving the protein MVITLDQVDKYVGQLIKDEYGRVIGRLVATFSNVSGEVETLEVVINDAIYENVPVSRVKLTPDGPVVMPEWKVLAIEAENKLDRVKRRLRATEELFRKASIPAHAYEELKKKLDSEFRALKEEVSKVKELLRKRAGELEDLVIRLEKDMTNMQILYMGNEISDQAYKAASELLRNNKAKALDEKRDVEKHLELITKLESEAGEIKPVTEVTPPPAKPSPKEQGKAEQPIQVQVIDVT; this is encoded by the coding sequence GTGGTAATAACTTTAGATCAAGTTGATAAGTATGTGGGTCAGTTAATAAAAGATGAGTATGGGAGAGTCATTGGCAGGTTAGTAGCTACGTTCAGCAACGTTTCTGGAGAGGTAGAAACTCTAGAAGTAGTGATTAATGACGCTATATACGAGAATGTCCCGGTCAGCAGAGTCAAGCTAACGCCTGACGGACCTGTCGTAATGCCTGAGTGGAAAGTTCTAGCGATAGAAGCTGAGAACAAGCTCGACAGAGTTAAGAGAAGATTAAGAGCTACTGAAGAGTTGTTTAGGAAGGCTTCTATACCTGCACACGCATACGAGGAATTAAAGAAGAAACTAGATAGTGAGTTTAGAGCACTCAAGGAAGAAGTTAGTAAGGTTAAGGAGCTTCTTAGGAAGAGAGCAGGTGAGTTAGAGGATCTCGTAATAAGACTTGAGAAAGACATGACTAACATGCAGATACTCTACATGGGTAACGAAATAAGTGATCAAGCGTATAAGGCAGCCTCAGAACTTCTCAGAAATAACAAAGCTAAGGCACTCGATGAGAAAAGAGATGTTGAGAAACACTTAGAACTAATCACGAAGTTGGAGAGTGAAGCCGGTGAAATAAAGCCTGTTACAGAGGTGACTCCACCGCCTGCTAAGCCTTCCCCCAAAGAACAAGGTAAGGCAGAACAACCGATACAAGTACAAGTAATAGACGTAACGTAA
- a CDS encoding DUF2299 family protein, which translates to MSLQEDELISKWLIEEGFNIRKLETQPHFRIAWGLDVFTQPPLHVNLKIFRPEGREDRYVLLLGVAVSPEHKKKLSELSAEEALRFSSKLMYRIITVCPTCNTGLQPSPVDLQAITVARVVFRSELSEDYKPKFVEHLYTLINTFFTIVSTFNEDFPVIPPKTKTGKEPSTIL; encoded by the coding sequence GTGAGTCTTCAAGAGGACGAGCTAATAAGTAAGTGGCTTATAGAGGAGGGCTTTAATATTAGGAAGCTTGAGACACAGCCACATTTCAGGATTGCTTGGGGTCTCGACGTCTTCACGCAACCCCCACTCCACGTGAATCTCAAGATTTTCAGGCCTGAGGGTAGGGAAGACCGTTATGTCCTCTTATTAGGTGTTGCTGTATCCCCAGAACATAAGAAAAAACTAAGTGAGTTGAGTGCTGAGGAGGCATTAAGGTTCTCGTCGAAGCTCATGTACAGAATCATTACTGTGTGTCCAACATGTAATACTGGACTACAACCAAGTCCCGTAGACCTTCAAGCGATTACGGTAGCGCGAGTAGTGTTCAGAAGTGAGTTGAGTGAGGATTATAAGCCTAAATTCGTAGAACACCTCTACACGTTAATAAACACTTTCTTCACCATAGTTTCCACTTTTAACGAAGACTTTCCAGTAATTCCTCCCAAGACGAAAACAGGAAAAGAGCCCTCAACGATACTCTAG
- a CDS encoding family 1 encapsulin nanocompartment shell protein yields MLGKHPLELPQPRKLSKEEVAEALRLSIIAELDAINLYLQLARYSEDENVRKVFEDIAKEEKTHVGEFLTLLKSLDPEQVAELKAGAKEVKELTGITVSDNDPPIQETTEDETLKKLSIKAKEIVDSVRKLRKVLGVVHVGRGVEALPLEEAVVEETARSKISKVVMLSEISTQFSIKVRILDYWSKTGIQPDLAPLSLASTKLALAEDKIILEGDLERGWPGLLTCKMSIKDELSDWSIPGNPVADVSKAVKSLINEAIPPPYVLLVSPARYADLLRYTERAGVMELERVKALVSEVVQTPLLTDNDVLVISTNKYMIDLVVGADTVLDYLGPSADEHLYRLWETLVLRIKNPKAIVHLMKK; encoded by the coding sequence TTGCTTGGTAAACATCCTCTAGAGTTACCGCAACCCAGAAAGCTTAGTAAGGAGGAAGTAGCTGAAGCTTTGAGACTCTCTATAATAGCTGAGCTAGACGCTATAAACCTGTACCTACAGCTAGCCAGGTATTCTGAAGACGAAAACGTTAGGAAGGTATTTGAAGACATAGCTAAGGAAGAGAAGACTCATGTAGGCGAGTTCCTCACCTTACTTAAGTCTTTAGACCCTGAGCAAGTAGCTGAGCTTAAAGCGGGTGCTAAGGAAGTGAAAGAATTAACTGGGATTACGGTATCGGATAACGACCCACCGATTCAGGAGACTACAGAAGATGAAACATTAAAGAAGCTGAGTATTAAAGCTAAGGAGATTGTTGACTCGGTTAGGAAGTTACGTAAAGTGCTAGGAGTTGTTCATGTAGGTAGGGGGGTTGAGGCTCTCCCACTAGAAGAAGCAGTAGTGGAAGAAACTGCTAGGTCCAAGATTAGTAAGGTGGTGATGCTTAGCGAGATTAGCACTCAATTCAGTATTAAAGTGAGGATATTAGATTACTGGAGTAAGACAGGGATTCAGCCAGACCTGGCGCCACTCTCACTAGCTTCAACAAAGCTCGCTCTGGCTGAAGATAAAATAATTCTTGAGGGAGACCTAGAGAGGGGGTGGCCCGGACTCCTCACTTGTAAGATGAGTATTAAGGACGAATTAAGTGACTGGAGCATACCAGGAAATCCAGTAGCAGATGTCTCGAAAGCAGTTAAGAGCTTAATTAATGAAGCTATACCACCACCCTACGTGCTGTTAGTGAGTCCGGCAAGATATGCCGACCTATTAAGATACACTGAGAGGGCAGGCGTCATGGAACTAGAGAGAGTTAAAGCTCTAGTGAGTGAGGTTGTGCAGACCCCTCTATTAACTGATAATGATGTCTTAGTAATTTCAACAAACAAGTACATGATAGATTTAGTTGTCGGAGCTGATACAGTCTTAGACTACCTAGGACCCTCAGCTGACGAACACTTATACAGACTTTGGGAAACTCTCGTATTAAGGATAAAGAATCCTAAAGCGATAGTGCATCTTATGAAAAAATAA